The proteins below are encoded in one region of Oncorhynchus gorbuscha isolate QuinsamMale2020 ecotype Even-year linkage group LG01, OgorEven_v1.0, whole genome shotgun sequence:
- the LOC124004302 gene encoding 26S proteasome non-ATPase regulatory subunit 7-like, which produces MPELAVENVVVHPLVLLSVVDHFNRIGKVGNQKRVVGVLLGSWHKKVLDVSNSFAVPFDEDDKDDSVWFLDHDYLENMYNMFKKVNARERIVGWYHTGPKLHKNDIAINELIKQYCTNSVLVIIDVKPKDLGLPTEAYFSVEEIHDDGTPTSKTFEHVTSEIGAEEAEEVGVEHLLRDIKDTTVGTLSQRITNQVHGLKGLNSKLLDIRSYLERVAAGKLPINHQIIYHLQDIFNLLPDVNLLEFTKAFYLKTNDQMLVVYLASLIRSVVALHNLINNKISNRDAERKEGQEKEEGKKEKKEDKEKKEDKEKKEDKEKKEDKEKKEEKEKGDTSSRKDEKKKK; this is translated from the exons AATAGGGAAAGTAGGCAACCAAAAGCGAGTAGTGGGTGTCCTCCTCGGCTCTTGGCATAAGAAAGTCCTTGATGTGTCCAACAGCTTTGCAG TGCCTTTTGATGAGGATGACAAGGATGATTCAGTGTGGTTCCTGGATCATGACTACTTGGAGAATATGTACAACATGTTCAAGAAAGTCAatg ccagaGAGAGGATAGTGGGCTGGTATCACACAGGTCCTAAACTACATAAGAATGATATTGCCATCAATGAACTCATCAAGCAATACTGCACCAATTCA GTATTAGTGATCATTGATGTAAAGCCTAAGGACCTGGGCCTGCCTACAGAAGCCTACTTCTCGGTGGAGGAAATACATGAC GACGGCACCCCGACCTCCAAAACATTTGAACATGTGACCAGTGAGATTGGAGCCGAGGAGGCAGAAGAGGTGGGTGTGGAGCACCTTCTCAG AGACATCAAGGACACAACAGTTGGTACTCTGTCACAGCGTATCACTAACCAGGTACATGGCCTAAAGGGGCTAAACTCCAAGCTGCTGGACATCAGGTCTTACCTGGAGAGAGTGGCTGCAGGCAAGTTGCCCATCAACCACCAAATCATCTACCACCTACAGGACATCTTCAACCTGCTTCCTGATGTCAACCTTCTG GAGTTCACAAAGGCCTTCTACCTGAAGACCAATGACCAGATGCTAGTGGTCTACCTGGCATCCCTCATCCGCTCAGTGGTGGCTCTCCACAACCTCATCAACAACAAGATCTCCAACCGTGACGCTGAGAGGAAGGAGGGACAGGAGAAGGAAGAGggcaagaaggagaagaaggaagacaaggagaagaaggaagacaaggagaagaaggaagacaaggagaagaaggaagacaaggagaagaaggaagagaaggagaaaggcgACACCTCGTCTAGGAAAGATGAGAAAAAGAAGAAATGA